In a genomic window of Quercus lobata isolate SW786 chromosome 4, ValleyOak3.0 Primary Assembly, whole genome shotgun sequence:
- the LOC115985587 gene encoding B3 domain-containing protein At3g18960-like gives MASQWRRDNDDGPADRSPHFFKIILPNAVQEGKLPAFMLWRFFLQRIPDKFAQKFGVDLSDMAFLTIPNGRKWKVKLTQHAGGVWFQNGWSKFASSHGVAVGHLLVFKYEGNSQFDVLIFDATATEIDYTLDDELQVHRIEDDESDDSSVEIIKHFYRGEGSGSAHPKKDGGVAKNLVIANAFKSENPLFTVIMRPSYVNGKDRASLPQDIINYLPRDGFTKDYTKASILPVKLQIVDRLWSVKLYIYERSGGSSCVVSAGWSAFVRKNSLQVGDVCVFELIMRDGVVLNVHIFKCQD, from the exons ATGGCTTCTCAATGGCGGAGAGACAACGACGATGGTCCTGCTGATCGGTCCCCACACTTTTTCAAGATTATTCTGCCGAATGCTGTTCAGGAAGGAAAGCTT CCTGCATTTATGTTATGGAGATTCTTTTTACAAAGGATTCCAGATAAGTTCGCGCAGAAATTTGGAGTGGACCTGTCAGATATGGCCTTTCTCACTATTCCAAATGGTAGAAAATGGAAAGTCAAGTTGACACAACATGCTGGGGGGGTTTGGTTTCAAAATGGTTGGTCCAAATTTGCAAGCTCTCATGGTGTAGCCGTGGGGCACTTGCTGGTTTtcaaatatgaaggaaattcacAGTTTGATGTACTCATATTTGATGCCACTGCAACAGAAATAGACTATACTTTAGACGACGAACTCCAAGTTCATAGGATCGAAGATGATGAGAGTGATGACAGCTCTGTTGAAATCATCAAACACTTTTATAGGGGAGAGGGTTCAG GATCAGCCCATCCTAAGAAAGACGGTGGTGTAGCTAAAAATCTTGTTATAGCCAATGCTTTTAAATCAGAAAATCCCCTTTTCACTGTTATCATGCGTCCATCCTACGTTAATGGCAAGGATCGTGCG AGTTTACCCCAAGACATTATCAACTACTTACCAAGAGACGGGTTTACCAAGGACTACACCAAAGCAAGTATACTCCCTGTCAAGCTCCAGATTGTGGACCGATTATGGTCTGTGAAGCTATACATTTATGAACGAAGTGGGGGTTCATCATGTGTCGTATCAGCTGGTTGGTCTGCATTTGTGAGGAAAAATAGTTTGCAAGTAGGAGATGTTTGTGTATTTGAGCTGATTATGAGGGACGGTGTTGTGTTAAACGTCCACATTTTCAAGTGCCAAGACTAA